Part of the Tidjanibacter massiliensis genome is shown below.
GCCGAGCGGCTTGGTTATCTCCGGGCTCAGGTTCGTGTGTTCGACGGTCGTACCCCGCCCTTCCGTATAGCCGGCCGATTCGTTGCCGAAACGGTCCACACTCTTCACACGGAACACATAAGTGGTTTCATGCTCGAGATTGCCTACCGTATATTCGCTCACCTCGCCGATATCGGCCCGGTTATAAAGCTCCACCGACTGCCAACCGTCCGCTCCGTCGGTCGTTCCTTCCGGGGCATAGGAGACACGGTACTGCGCTACGGACATTCCGTTGCCGTCAGCCGAAGCGGTGATACGGAGCGTGAGTTTTCGCTCGTCCGTTCCCTCCGCACTCACGGCCTGGGGAGCCTCCGGTGCCGTTCCGGGATTCTCCAGCTCTATCATGGTAGCATCCACCAAGCCCACGCCGAGGCCGTCGGCAATGGCCGGCGTCTTCTGATACTGACCTACGCTGCGATAGCTGCGCAGCAGTATCTCCCTCAGCTTGTCGGGCGTAAAACCGGGCTGCCCCACGCCGTAACGCGACACGATAAGGGCCGCGATACCCGATACATGCGGACACGCCATCGACGTACCCGCCTTGTAACCGTACGCATCGGTGATATCCGTACTGTACACCTGCCCTTCCATGCTGAACTCCGTATCGGTCGAACCGGCTCCGCCGGGAGCGAAGATGTCGGCGGCATCGCCGAAATTGGAGTAACCTGCCTTCATGTAGTTCGGCATCATGGAGGTAACGCACACCACCCGGTCGTCGGCTCCCGGGAAAGAGGGACGCGACGAATAGTCGTTGCCTGCCGAGAAGATGATGATACCTCCCTTCATCGGGCCGGTCTGCTCGCCGTCGGGTCCGATACCCGCATTGTCTATGAAATAATCCATCGCCACGGCCATATCCTCCGGGATGGCACTGTACATCTGGGAATAGCCCCAACTGTTCTGGCTTATCACCGCACCGTTGTCGGCGGCATAACGGTACACGTCCGGGTAGTCGCTCTCCGAAGCGTCGTTCGGAGCGAATATCTGGCAGGACATGAGCCTTGCACCGTCACCCACACCCGTACCGCCGGCCACACCCGAAACGCCGATACCGTTGTTGTTGGTAGCGGCCACCGTACCGGCTACGTGCGTACCATGGCTGCCGGGCTCGATGTTACCGTCCCGCGTCAAACCGTTATAGCCGTATATATCGTTCTTGATGCCGTTGCCGTCGTTATCCTTATTGGGTTCGCCGTTGAGTTCCCCCTCGTTCACCCACATGTTGGCAACAAGGTCGGGATGGTCGTACTGAATACCCATGTCCATGACGGCCACCACCACGCTCGGGTCACCGGCACCGTACATCTCCCATGCCTTGAACAGATTGACATCCGCCCCCTCGACGGCCACCACCGTACCTTCGGTATTGAAAAGCGTACCGTCGTTGTAGTAATGCCACTGCATCGGCAGTCCGGGGTCATCGAAAGGCATTTCAGCGGTACTGCCCTCCCATCCGGACTTATCCGTTACCGCTGCCGGATAAAGGGTATCGTAACCGTCGGCAGGATATATCCGGTAGATGGGACGCACATAGGCTACGCCGGGAAGCGACTCGAATCCGGACTGTGCCCGTGAAACGGGTACATCCTCGTCGAACGTCACGTCGTACCACAAGTGCAGGCCGTATTTCTTGTGACGCTCCGTAAACCGGGGGTCGGTCCCGAAAACCCGCTCTATTTTGGTTGCGCCCAACTGTGCCGCGAGTTTGTCGAGTTCGGGGTCGCCGGAATCAGCCTCGCCGCGGGTAAACGCTCCTGTCCGGAGAGCCGTGGCATTATCCGCCAGGCGAATCCTTATCTTCCCCTTGACTACGTCGCCGACGTACTCCTCTTCATTCCGTTCGTTCCCGCCGCCCGGAGCCGTTCCGGACACAGCAGGGTCTTTCGCACAGGAGGCCAGAATGCCTGCCACAGCGAACAAAGATAAAAAGTATCGTTTCATCATTAAATGGATTAGATTATCCTTCATAGTATAACCGATATTGACCTGCGCTTATTGTTACATGGCGTACATCTTTGCGAAATTAATAAAAGTTCCAACATTTACCCAACAAAAAAGCACATAAAACGCTTCCGGGGGCAAATATCATATCCTGCGGACGCCCCGGAAACCCTATTCAGCCCTCTTTTCCCCTCCTTTCTCTCTCCGATACCGGAACGGCCGGGGGAGGCCAGACCGATTCCGACCTCCCCCGTTTCATCTTCCGCCACGTTTTGGCCGGCCGGAAAGGGCGGCCAAAACGAAGAGCGGCATCACCGTTTCACGAAACCTGCCGTAAATTTATGTCCATCCTGCTCGGCCACCAGGGAGTAGGCCCCGGGGCTCAGTGCGGCAACCTCCAGCCGCCCCACCCCGTCGGCATCCGGCGTTACCGTACCGTCGAAAACCTGACGCGCCGACGCATCGTAAATCCTCACCGCAACGGTCCCCGCCGCTCCGGGGACACGGATATCGACGTATTCGGAGGCAGGATTGGGCCAAAGCGCGAAACCTCCCTCGGGCAGGGGCGTCTCGCCGCCCGTCACGGTCACGAGGAACTGCGACTCCACCGAAGCCCCCGTTCCCGGTTTGCAGGAGATTGTCACCGCAGCACTGCCGGCAGCCACCGGAACGATATGCAAGCTGCCCTGACCGATACTTACCCGCACCTTCGACGGGTCGGAACTCTCCGCCGCATATTTGTACTCCATCCCCTCAACGGCATAGAAATACTCCGCAAGCGGAAGGACGAGCGCATGTTCCTGTCCTACCCCCTCTATCGTCGTATCGGGTATCCCCTTATGGATAACGGAGACGGTAAAACGGTCTTCCGCATAGGCACCGGCCCGGTCGGAAGCCTTCACCACGACCGCAGCGGCCCCTATCCCCACCGGTTCGAACACCGCCACGCTCCCCTCCACGGAGATACGCACGATACCCTCCGGGTCGGACGATACGCCGTACGTCAGTTCATCGCCGAATTCCCCCACGTCCGGGTCGCTGTAATACATCGACAGGTCGAAACGGCGGGCATACTCGGTCCCCACCTGCTGTATGGTAAAATCGTTCACCGAAGCTATCATCGTCGGCGGACGGTTGATATGGGGCAGGGATTTCACGGTCACGGCATACGGTTCCGAGACATTGCCGTAACGGTCTTCCGCCCTCAGCTCCGCGTTGAACTCGGTGTCGCCCGCCACGGTCACGGAATAGCCGAATGCATCGCCCACGCCTGCATTGCACGACATCCTGAGCCGAACGGGTGTCTGCTCCGAACTGGCGGCAGGAGCATAGGAGAGCAGCAGCCACGCAGCCGGGTCGCCGTTCGCATCGGCCGGTATCCGGCAGGAGAAGTGCAATCCGTCCGCGATGCCCTCCACGGAGGGTTCGGCAGGTGTCTCGGGAGCCGCGCCGGGATTCTTGTAGTAGTTATCCATCAGCGACGCATCGAGCAATCCGACGCCGATGAGGTTGCGGCACGCTTCCTCCTGGTACTCTCCGACATTTCGATAGCTGCCGAGCAGCACCCTGCGCAGCTCGTCCGCGGTAAATCCCTCGCCTCCGTACTGCGACACCATCAGTGCGGCCACACCGGCCGTATGGGGAGTCGCCATCGAAGTTCCCGACATATAACCGTATCCGCCCTCGGTCACGGTACTGTAAACGCCGCAGCCGGCGCCGTCGGTATCCTCACCGCCGGGAGCCATGATGTCGGCCCCCTGTCCGTACTGCGAATAATCGGCCTTCTTGTAATCGGGCCCCATGGAGGTCACGGCTATCACCCGGTCGTCGGCGGCGGGGTACCATATCCGCCCTTCATACTGCGGGCCGGAGGTGTTGTAGTTCCCGGCGGCGAACATGCACAAGCCCCCTTTCATCGGGCCGGTCTGCACACCGTTCTCATCGGTACCGGCATTGGCATTGAAGTAATCTATCGCCGCACCCACATCGGCCGGCATGGCATCCATATCAAGCACCCAACTGTTGGAGGTTATCACGGCTCCGTTGTCGGCGGCATAGGCGAATGCATCGGCATAACGCGCGTCAGCAGCACCGGGGTCCATCTGAATGGACATGATACGTGCCCCGTCGCCATTGCCCGTACCGCCTGCCACACCGCATACGCCGATACCGTTGTTATTGACCGCGGCTATGGTACCCGCACAGTGCGTACCGTGGCCGCCGGGCTCTATCGCACCGGTATCCTTGTCGAAATTGTAACCGTACACATCGTCCACGTAACCGTTGCCGTCGTCATCCACGCCGGGCGCACCGTTCAACTCCGCCTCGTTCACCCACATGTTAGCCGCCAGGTCGGGATGGTCGTACTGCACGCCCATGTCCACCACGGCCACGATGACCTCCGGACGGCCGGCATTGAACTTCTCCCACGCCTCGAATAGGTTGATATCGGCTCCCGTCTTCCATGCCCAGGCCGAACCGTCGTTATGGTAGTGCCACTGCTTGCCTATCTCCGGGTCATTGACCGGAGCGGCACCGTCGGCGAACTTGGCGCGCACGGGCGTATAGAGGTATTCTGCCGGCAATACGCGGGGATTATCGGCCCACCGTATTCTGTAAACAGGCTGCACATGGCTCACACCGGGAACGGAGGCGAGGTCACCGGCAGCCCTCGTGACA
Proteins encoded:
- a CDS encoding subtilase family N-terminal domain-containing protein gives rise to the protein MRTRLVLAALAAVSVSACTREPLAAPVPEGAGQGPEYVSGEEKNYVDGWVRIRLADDAGALRVGCFTRGAAESGNRAIDEAAARLGATEIRRVFAEGGRFAERRRRFGLHLWYDIRIGDDVPVTRAAGDLASVPGVSHVQPVYRIRWADNPRVLPAEYLYTPVRAKFADGAAPVNDPEIGKQWHYHNDGSAWAWKTGADINLFEAWEKFNAGRPEVIVAVVDMGVQYDHPDLAANMWVNEAELNGAPGVDDDGNGYVDDVYGYNFDKDTGAIEPGGHGTHCAGTIAAVNNNGIGVCGVAGGTGNGDGARIMSIQMDPGAADARYADAFAYAADNGAVITSNSWVLDMDAMPADVGAAIDYFNANAGTDENGVQTGPMKGGLCMFAAGNYNTSGPQYEGRIWYPAADDRVIAVTSMGPDYKKADYSQYGQGADIMAPGGEDTDGAGCGVYSTVTEGGYGYMSGTSMATPHTAGVAALMVSQYGGEGFTADELRRVLLGSYRNVGEYQEEACRNLIGVGLLDASLMDNYYKNPGAAPETPAEPSVEGIADGLHFSCRIPADANGDPAAWLLLSYAPAASSEQTPVRLRMSCNAGVGDAFGYSVTVAGDTEFNAELRAEDRYGNVSEPYAVTVKSLPHINRPPTMIASVNDFTIQQVGTEYARRFDLSMYYSDPDVGEFGDELTYGVSSDPEGIVRISVEGSVAVFEPVGIGAAAVVVKASDRAGAYAEDRFTVSVIHKGIPDTTIEGVGQEHALVLPLAEYFYAVEGMEYKYAAESSDPSKVRVSIGQGSLHIVPVAAGSAAVTISCKPGTGASVESQFLVTVTGGETPLPEGGFALWPNPASEYVDIRVPGAAGTVAVRIYDASARQVFDGTVTPDADGVGRLEVAALSPGAYSLVAEQDGHKFTAGFVKR
- a CDS encoding subtilase family N-terminal domain-containing protein, producing MKDNLIHLMMKRYFLSLFAVAGILASCAKDPAVSGTAPGGGNERNEEEYVGDVVKGKIRIRLADNATALRTGAFTRGEADSGDPELDKLAAQLGATKIERVFGTDPRFTERHKKYGLHLWYDVTFDEDVPVSRAQSGFESLPGVAYVRPIYRIYPADGYDTLYPAAVTDKSGWEGSTAEMPFDDPGLPMQWHYYNDGTLFNTEGTVVAVEGADVNLFKAWEMYGAGDPSVVVAVMDMGIQYDHPDLVANMWVNEGELNGEPNKDNDGNGIKNDIYGYNGLTRDGNIEPGSHGTHVAGTVAATNNNGIGVSGVAGGTGVGDGARLMSCQIFAPNDASESDYPDVYRYAADNGAVISQNSWGYSQMYSAIPEDMAVAMDYFIDNAGIGPDGEQTGPMKGGIIIFSAGNDYSSRPSFPGADDRVVCVTSMMPNYMKAGYSNFGDAADIFAPGGAGSTDTEFSMEGQVYSTDITDAYGYKAGTSMACPHVSGIAALIVSRYGVGQPGFTPDKLREILLRSYRSVGQYQKTPAIADGLGVGLVDATMIELENPGTAPEAPQAVSAEGTDERKLTLRITASADGNGMSVAQYRVSYAPEGTTDGADGWQSVELYNRADIGEVSEYTVGNLEHETTYVFRVKSVDRFGNESAGYTEGRGTTVEHTNLSPEITKPLGRVVLPSGNSFTATVDLNENFSDPDLPNDELTFTAESNDASVATAQVLEGGILEVTGLKKGDTFISVTVKDREGLSISKNMGVSVTADPAGSGEGTTVTLPDSANAFSGNIALDELFGVTGGLTYTAVSSAPDVVSVAVNGNVLTVTGLKMGNASVTVTGTDTAGASDTRTVEVTVTANPGGGTAPQTPAGSISLYPNPADDVLNIGVGGATGGAAGIRIYDAGTRQVGNLSVTLDGNGVAAGNDVSGLAPGAYSVVVEHDGHRYTGSFMKR